Within the bacterium genome, the region TTTTGTTAGCAATAAATTCCATTATTTGTTGAGTGCCAGCCAGATTATAAGGCAGGACTAAATGTCGAACTAATAAGCCTCTGGTAGCAATACCTTCATCATTTATTTGCAAATCTCCTACCTGACGATACATCTCAAGTAATACCTTTTTTATTATCTCCGGGTAATCCTTTGCCTTTGAATATTTTTCTGAGACTTCTGAGTCTGCATATTTAGCATCCGGCATATAAATATCTACAATCCCATCTAATAATTTTATCGTTTCAATATTCTCATAACCACCACAATTATAGACAATAGGGATATTCAATCCTTTTGCAATTGCTATGGCTAATGCCTCTACCCAGAGAGGAACAAAATGGGTTGGTGTAACAAGATTAATATTATGACAGCCGAGTTTTTGTAAATAGAGCATCTGGTTGCCCAGCTCTTCTTTAGTTATCTCTTCCCCATATCCTAAATGACTAATATCATAATTCTGGCAAAAAATACACCCCAAATTACAATGGGTAAAGAATATGGTTCCAGAACCATATTTTCCTACTAATTCTGGTTCTTCACCAAAATGAGGATGAGTGCTTGAGACTTTTAAGGTAGCCGTAGATTTGCAAAATCCCAGTTTGCCCTGAACCCGATTAACCTTACATTCTCGTGGGCACAGGGTGCATTTCTGGAGTTTTTGAGTAAGTAAGTTAATCCTTTTTTGTAATTCGCCAGTTTCGTATAACTTGATATAAGAAGGTATAAAGGTCATTTAACACCTTGAATTATTTTAACTGTAACTATTCACCGCAGAGACGCAGAGGAACAGAGAAAAAAGGATTTAAATTAGATTGTGGATACCGGAGATCTTTTAGTTGAAGAAAAAGTTATCATAGAATTAAAAGCAGTCGAGCAACTACTTCCGATTCACGAAGCTCAACTTTTAACCTATCTAAAAATGATGAATAAAAGGATAAGTTTATTGATCAATTTTAATGTTTCTGTTCTAAGAGATGGAATTAAGCGTATAACCAATAGATTTTAATTCTTTCTCTGTGTTTCCGCGTCTCTGCGGTGAATAGTTACTTTTAACTTCTTATAATAAAACCTTGCCTCATTTGCCCAACTTGAAGAAGAAGATACCTTTCCGTAGGCTTCTTTAGCCTTCTTCAGGTCGCCTAATTCCTGATAACATCTACCTATACTTACCCACGCATAATTAATATTGAATTGTTCAGGATATTTCTGGATAATTTGTTGATAGGTTTTAACCGCATCCTCAAAATCCTTTTTTTCTTCATAAATTTGGGCTAATTCTTGCAAGGCAGAAGATGCCAGTAAGTGTTTTGGGTATTTTTTCAGGAATTCTTCAAACAGTTTTTTTGCCTGGTCATATTCCTCTAATTGGACTAAGCAGACAGCTTTGTAGAACATTGCCGGCCTGGTCCATTTACTCCATCCATATTTATCCATCACTTTCTGATATTCGTTGAGTGCCTGTCGATAGCTTTCTTTAAATAGCGGTGTGCATTTTTCATAGGTTGTTTGTGCTTTAGCAAATTGTTGTTCAGCGCCTTT harbors:
- a CDS encoding radical SAM protein; translated protein: MTFIPSYIKLYETGELQKRINLLTQKLQKCTLCPRECKVNRVQGKLGFCKSTATLKVSSTHPHFGEEPELVGKYGSGTIFFTHCNLGCIFCQNYDISHLGYGEEITKEELGNQMLYLQKLGCHNINLVTPTHFVPLWVEALAIAIAKGLNIPIVYNCGGYENIETIKLLDGIVDIYMPDAKYADSEVSEKYSKAKDYPEIIKKVLLEMYRQVGDLQINDEGIATRGLLVRHLVLPYNLAGTQQIMEFIANKISKNTYVNIMAQYRPMYQAYDYPMLSRSITRQEYQSAIRIAKESGLSRGF
- a CDS encoding GxxExxY protein, which gives rise to MDTGDLLVEEKVIIELKAVEQLLPIHEAQLLTYLKMMNKRISLLINFNVSVLRDGIKRITNRF
- a CDS encoding tetratricopeptide repeat protein; translated protein: MKIKKKKKITRHDIKEDVLAMGIKRLIEYLRQNPAKLQTYAFVTLGTLVVGFILVWTFGGAIKGAEQQFAKAQTTYEKCTPLFKESYRQALNEYQKVMDKYGWSKWTRPAMFYKAVCLVQLEEYDQAKKLFEEFLKKYPKHLLASSALQELAQIYEEKKDFEDAVKTYQQIIQKYPEQFNINYAWVSIGRCYQELGDLKKAKEAYGKVSSSSSWANEARFYYKKLKVTIHRRDAETQRKN